The window AGAGGCATATGGTTATCTGCTGTTAAAAATGGCCTGCTGGTTTAGATGGACTTTGGTCTAATTTTTATGGCAATTTTTATGTACAGAGGAGAAATAGGTATTATGACAGCCGCCcttaatttgcatttttattaagGGTCAGCATAGTAGAAGAGAATTTGTAAAACTTTGTTGTGGGCAGAACTACAAGCGCCAAAGGGTGTATGTATGGAAGGATGGCAGGGAATTCAATGGCATTAAGCCATTAAATGCCAAAATACTCTGTGTAACAAGCAAATGCATAAATATCATATAAAACTACATTAGATTGAAAAAGCAAATGCTTGGCTTCCACATAAAGTAATTCATAATGTGGTGATTAAATTATTTTGTAATTGCCAAAAATTGTGGTAGTGCCAAAGAGTGTTTTGGACTCAATTTCTCACAAAATGTATTTTGTGCAGCTTCATACAACAGTGTTAAATATACCCTTCATGGTGCACTTGAGAACATCGGAAAGTGTGTTCATCTCGTCTTCACAGATTGGAACAGTGTGTTTCTAACAGCTTAAGGTACACGGGCAATGTGACACAACAGGGAGATAATATGCTGCTCATGTTCCTGTGAGGTACTTCAGCAAGGGATACCTTTTACTCTTTTTTGGTATCTGTAAATGAAATTCAATAACTAGTGTTGTGAAGTTAAACTTCTCAACTGGTGTTTATTTGAAAAAACTGAAGTAGAATTCCATATTAGCAGGGGGTATAGTTTGAAAAGGTTACTTCAGAAATGATTTCTCCCATTTTTCTAGGTGTAATTGGCACCCCAAAGGTTCACCAAGCTCTTTGCCATCAAAATAGCACTTGCATTTTCTTAAAATGTCTAATTCTTTCCCACAATTTACAGATAAAGGTGATACCCTTATTAGCACTAAACCTGGTGAAGCTTTAAAACTAACCGATGAAGATCTGAGGAAATACTTGGCAAACAAAACTTTGGTAACATTTCCTCAGAGAACAAAGCTTCCTTCTCTTGAGAGGGAGTCTGTTTTCTCCTCCACAAGAGGCTTGGATAAGAGGTTGGCAGACGAAGAGTCATCCTCTTCGTCAAGCTCTGATTCAGATTCTAGCTCAGATTCTGAAGAGGAAGATAATGCTCTGAAAGATACCATAAAAACCAAAGTGTCCTTTCCAAGACGAGATCCCATCTCTTCTGAGAACGCAACAGTGAAGGTAAAGATAAGTGAAAAGCACTTTCCCCAAGATGACAGTGCACTTGAGAAGCCCCCTTACAGTACAAGAATCACAAAGTCCCCAGTCGAACAAAAGGGATTTTATGAGACAACAGCTGATGATAAACTAAGACCAGTATTGACAAATGATACCACAAAACAAAGGCCGACAGAAAGGCATTTAAGGAATGTGGACTTGGGAATGAAAACTGTAAAGACTCAAATGCCAACAGAAATTGCATCTAAGCAGCTTGGGGCATCTTTCCCTGAAGGAACCCCAAGTAAACTATCCAGAATTCCGTCAGTGCCTCAAAGTGTAGCACAAAATCCAGCTTTGCTGAGACAGGAAGATGATGCGGCAAAGGGGCTCCGGGATACTGAAATACAACAAAGAACTGCCACTGTAGTACAAGAGGCGGCTTTGACTGACAGAGTGCCAGTAGCAAAAACCACAATGGAGGAGGCAGTCATCCAAGAAGCAGAAGTTCAGACTGAACAGCAAAGCACTACACAGGGTATCACTTTATCTTGTTTAGTCTGCATTGGTTCTATGGGGGCTGAGGGATTTAGATGAATGCACATTCTAAATAACTACTCCTGTTCTAGAACACATCTTCTCTCTATCGTGTGTATGAAAAGACTTTTTTACTTTGGTGATGAATTCCTTACATCTATGGGCACTTGCATTTTTATATTTCATTCTTGATTATCTTGTTCAGCTTCAGATTGTTGGGAGTACATGGCATTTCATAGCATTGGACTCAGTTCTTCTATTCCACTGCTCTTATATTTTGAAACATTAGAAGACTAGGACAAAACGTCAAAACTGGAATGAGCCTAGTTTTTAAAAAGGGGCGGAGCTGCCTTTATGAAATCGGCATTCTGTCCCAGTTCTGCTAGCAGCACAATGAGGCTATTGAGTGACTTGTTTTGCTCTGTTTTGCTCTTCCTGTGTAGCACTTGCCCTGAGGCTTAACAGCTACTTTTCTGCTGGGACTGACTGTTCCCACTTGGCCTTTTCCTCTGCAGTGCTCTGATGGTTGTAAAAACTCACTCTTTGCTAATGGAATGCAAGGAATAAATTTTGCTTGGACACCAACATGAGGAAGTCATGCCTTCAGATTAGCCAACTTGTGGTTTCAGTGCCTAGCTTTACCGATAAGACACGATAGAGACTAGCACAGCATACACCTTCTGCAAACACACTTCCTTAGTTACATATATGCGTTAACCCAACCCCTCATTCTGATCTGGTCTCATAGGGATTCTCACTTGGTCTCAAAGGTACACCAAATACTCCCCCAAATCAAATCTTGTCATTCTTCTGTCACTCCAAAGACTGAGTATGTTCCTCTGTCTGAACCCTATTTTCTATTCTTGTTGTCTTTTTACAATTCTTTAACACACTCTCAGCACCTCATTCCAATAACCTCTCTGTTTATAAGTCAGAAAAAAACATCCTTGAGCCTAGTTCTGCCTAGAAAGTCAGGGAAACCCCTGGAAGAAATGTGTCTAATTCCGAACAGTTTTCAGACTGATAGACATGCTCCTGAGGAAGCGCAATGTGTAGTCAGAATGACTGGGCTCCTGTGCATCCAGCAGAGGGCACTAATGGCTCTGGGAAAAGGCAGAGATGAAATACTTGAATGCTGAAAATGTCTCAATGGTTTTGGACTATCGCCTTTCACTTTGGCTTGGTTGTGGCCTGTAAAAATTAAACCTATTCAGGCGGAGGAGGAGCTGGCATGTGATATGTTTTGAGCAGATTGTGATACCTCTATCATGACAGTTAAAAGCTAAATGTtgtgggtgtgcacaaaactggtttggaccAGCTGGCCCGGTCCGcttaactgaaccagt of the Hemicordylus capensis ecotype Gifberg chromosome 3, rHemCap1.1.pri, whole genome shotgun sequence genome contains:
- the NDUFV3 gene encoding NADH dehydrogenase [ubiquinone] flavoprotein 3, mitochondrial isoform X2, with the protein product MTLQLQAWELRSLPSTVCLCTKSEGSKKSSTKGSTKNKGDTLISTKPGEALKLTDEDLRKYLANKTLVTFPQRTKLPSLERESVFSSTRGLDKRLADEESSSSSSSDSDSSSDSEEEDNALKDTIKTKVSFPRRDPISSENATVKVKISEKHFPQDDSALEKPPYSTRITKSPVEQKGFYETTADDKLRPVLTNDTTKQRPTERHLRNVDLGMKTVKTQMPTEIASKQLGASFPEGTPSKLSRIPSVPQSVAQNPALLRQEDDAAKGLRDTEIQQRTATVVQEAALTDRVPVAKTTMEEAVIQEAEVQTEQQSTTQEAKPTVEPVEAKPTIETAQEVFDISTYKNLQHHTYTPFTFVDFDVQLSKFRLPQPSSGRQT
- the NDUFV3 gene encoding NADH dehydrogenase [ubiquinone] flavoprotein 3, mitochondrial isoform X1 produces the protein MAASFLIRSGRVAAFKTLQLQAWELRSLPSTVCLCTKSEGSKKSSTKGSTKNKGDTLISTKPGEALKLTDEDLRKYLANKTLVTFPQRTKLPSLERESVFSSTRGLDKRLADEESSSSSSSDSDSSSDSEEEDNALKDTIKTKVSFPRRDPISSENATVKVKISEKHFPQDDSALEKPPYSTRITKSPVEQKGFYETTADDKLRPVLTNDTTKQRPTERHLRNVDLGMKTVKTQMPTEIASKQLGASFPEGTPSKLSRIPSVPQSVAQNPALLRQEDDAAKGLRDTEIQQRTATVVQEAALTDRVPVAKTTMEEAVIQEAEVQTEQQSTTQEAKPTVEPVEAKPTIETAQEVFDISTYKNLQHHTYTPFTFVDFDVQLSKFRLPQPSSGRQT